In Deltaproteobacteria bacterium, one genomic interval encodes:
- a CDS encoding transposase, with translation MFALNLSTSYRGLKRFVSDLKLRGLKDPILCVSDGNSGVINAIDSNFTTSLRQRCV, from the coding sequence ATGTTCGCACTGAATCTGTCCACATCATATAGGGGGTTAAAAAGGTTTGTATCAGATCTTAAGCTGCGGGGCCTTAAAGACCCTATTTTATGCGTTTCTGACGGCAATAGTGGAGTTATCAATGCTATAGACTCAAATTTTACGACAAGTTTAAGGCAAAGATGCGTCA